From the genome of Deinococcus aerophilus:
TTCGTCCAGCTCGCGCCCTCGTCCTCCGAGCGGGCCACACCTTCCGGGCCGGCGATGTACACGTTGCCGCTGACGAGATGAATGTCCAGGCCGGCAGACGCTGCCGGCGGCGCAGTTGCGGCACGCTGCCACGCTATACCGTCATCCGAGACGGTCAGCCCCGCGTCCAGCATGAGTGCGTACAGGCGTGGAGTGTCGCCTGGTCCTGCGGCGAGGGCCATCGCACCGGGGGTTGCGGCGGACACGAACTGCCAGTTCTGACCATCGGCGGTGCGGTACAGGCCCCGCCCCGCGAAACAGGTAAAACGCCATCTGCCTCTCCGCGTCGTTCCCGACGCGCTGGAACTTGTCATTGACTGCTCCCCGCCCTAAAGGACGGGGGTTCTTGCTGCGCGCCCCTCTCCACGTTGGCGTAGCCTCGGGGTGAGCGCGGAGACATCGTCTCCAGGAACATCGTTCGGTGGTGGGCGGCGCCTGATGCTCTTTGACAATCATGGATGGGTTCAGGTTAGCTTCCCGTCGTTGACGCCTGTGTCACAGAATCCGGAGATGGAAAAAGCGGCCCGGAGGCCGCTTTGATTCCTTCAATATAGGGCGGTATTCAGCCCCTGTCAAATCATGCACGCGGGGGTCGTGGGTTCAGCGCAATGACGCGTTGTAGCGGGGAATGAACATCCAGATCAGGAGCTCGGGATGCGCCTGCTGGCGACTGAACGACAGGCTCTGGCGCACCAGATGCGCCACCCGCAGGCGCAACGTGGCATTGAACCGCTCGATGTGCCGTGTGCCACCAGTGACGTGCCGTGCGCCAAAAACCACGCCTTTATAGGCTGCCAGGCGGTCTGTGTGACAGACCGCACCGAGATAGGGAGTGGGNNNNNNNNNNCCAAAGGCGCCCACGGCATCCCGCTGTCCAATGAAGCAGCTCACCGTTTTAAGGAAACCCTCCCCTGGATCCATGCCGTGTGGCACGCTCTGCATCAGGGCATGACGGTGATGGCGGAACCACGTCCGGCTGACCCCTCCCACCCGGCAAATCCCCCGGTGGGAGATGCGTCCAGACAGCAGACGGTCCACCCATTCCACCCGCTCAGCAGAAATCGGAGGTCGGGCGTGGTTCAGCGTGAACTGGTACCTGCATACCCGGCACAGATACTGTTGTTTGCCGGTGTGGGCACTCCAAATCGTTCATGCTGCATTGAACACCCGTCATGCTGAAAATCCACATCAGCCACCGTGAGCAGTTGAAATCCGGACCGGTCATCTGCACACTGGAGGTCTCTGCGGGCTATCTCCTCGCTTGGACAGGCATCCACCGGTTGGGCTCAGTGCCTTCCAAGCACGGCTCGGCTCAACAGCTCGTTGCCGCGCGGCGTCTTGGCAAGTTCCGCTCACCTGTTGTGTTGAACCACGGGAGGAATATGAACCGTTCGGTGACCGGGTCTGTGGTGTGGCTCAGCCTATCGCTCTGGGGCTGGGGACAGGCGCAAACGCCTACAGATGTGAAGTCCTGTGACTCCCTTTACACCTGCGCTGCGCAGTACCTGAGCGGCTCGGGAGCGGCTGGAGCAGGGAATGCTGGAGCAGGCGGCGGCACAGCGAGCGGTGCTGGCGGCGGCAGCGGCGGCCGAAGTGGCGTGGGATCTGGAAACGCACCCGCTGCGTTCTATTACGGCGATTCCCGGGTGATCATGCCACTGGAAGACCATCTCGACGAATTGCAGGCAGAACGCCTGGTTCTGTGCCGTCCTGACGCGTCAGCTCAAGCTCCGAAAGACTTTGCAGCAGCACTGGCGCAAGCGGACGCAGCGGCGTACGCCAAGGTTCCCAATGCTCCTGAGGTCAAAGCGACACTTCAGCAGTCCAGCGAGGACCGCAATCTCGCCACAGCGGCCGCCGGCATGCGCAGTGGCCGCCCTCAGGCCGCGCTGGCAGCGTTGTTGGCGGTCTATCAGCGCCATCCCCAAGCTCCAGATGTCCTGGTTAACGTGGCGGCAACGCTGAACAGCCTGGGGCTTCCGGCGTTGAGTCTTGCCTTCTTGCAGCAGGCCGAGGGACTCAAGGTGCCTTATGCCAGCCCTCTGGGCTGGGACGGGCGGGCCATCGCGCTGAACAATCGTGGTTACGCCCTCTTGTTGCTGGGGCGCTGGAAAGAAGCACAAACGGTTCTGCAAGACGCCGTCAAACGGGAACCGCTGCTCTCCGAAGCGAAAAGGAATCTGGCGTGGGCCCTGTTGTGTCAAAATCTGGACCAGCAGGCGGCCCAGCAGTACCGCCTCGGCCTGCGCCGCGCCCCCAGCACAGCGCAGGCAAATCAGACCGACATGCCCCTAGAGCAGCTTCCGCCGGGCACAACGCCGCCGCTGGAAACGCTGACCGTCCGTCGGGAGTCGCTGGCACTTTTCGATCTGAGCAAAGGCAAGAAAGGCAAGCTGCCTGACCTGAAAATTCCGGACAACTCCCAGACGGCAGCGGAGATGCAACAGGCTTTTCTTGAAAAGGTCATGCGCGAAAGTGAACAGGAAATCACGTTGGCCCTGCGGCGTGATGGCCTGCAGGCCGAAGCAGAAATCCGCTTGAATGCATATACCAATCCAGTCTCAAAACAGCGTGCCGAGGACCTGCTCTATGCCATAGAGATGGTGAACTTCGAGCCGGCAGTCCAAAAAGCCTACCGTCAAATGACGGTGGCCCATGATGAGCTGTTAGACGCGGTTGGCAAAGCCCCTGTCAGTGATGCCGTCCTCACGCGGATGTACGAGATTCTGGGCACGCAGGAACAGGCAAAAGCCCTGCCTCTGATTCATGCCATGTGTTTGCCTGAGTTTGAAGCCCATTACAACAAGATCGAAGCGCGGGTCCACAATTACGACCACGACTTCAGGCAGTATTTCAGTCTGGCCCACCAGTACCGTTCAGCACTGGCCACGAACATCCAGGATGCCAAGGTCCATGCATTTGCTGATGCCATCGTTCAAACGGAGCTCCAATCGGCCTTCGTGACGCTCATGGGCGCGCATGTCATGGCCTACGCCACGGGTGTTTACCGTGAAGCGGTCTGTCTGACTGCGCCCAGTGTGGCAGTCTCGGTGACCGTATCCAGTGCTCCTGAGGAAAGCACCAGTGCGTGCCCGGATGAACTCAAAGGCCTGAAGGTCAGCTTGGAATGGCAGATGCTGAACATCAGCATGACCTGTGAAAACGTGGAGATCACCGTGGCCACCGCCGGGCCGCTCGGCGCTTTTACCAAAGTCAACAAGACCTTTCTCGGCAGCACGACCGTTGCCATCGGGGTCCGGGCAGGCGTGAGTGTTCCGGTTGTTCAGGCGGGCGCAGGAGTAGAGGCGGGCGTCTACCTCACGGTGGACCGTGCTGGAGAATTGCAAGATGTCGGGATCCAGGGAGCCGCGTCAGCTGGACTCGGCCTGGCGCATGCCTCCGGCCCACTGTCGGTCTCCAAAGATGTGGCGGGCGTTGGTGCTGGCGTTACGCTGGGTCTGGTGAGCGGCATTCACCTGAATTGAAGCAGGGACCTGCACGGTACAGGGGCGTGACCTGTTCGGACTTTGGGCGCGCTCTGGCCATAGGCCCTCCTGTGCTGGGTTGACGTCATGACCCACCGCCCCCTCGAAGCGGGGCATGAGGGGGACTTGACTGAGCTGTTTGAACGGCTGGCACAGGAAGGACACTGGCACGTTTACCTGGATGGGGGCGGCGTGGTCCGGCAGGGATTACGGGCGAACAGGGTGACGGACCTGACGCTGTCATGGTTGCTCATCGTTCTGGGTTCAGGCATTGCTGTGTTTAAGCGTGGCTTGCCGGAACGCCGCCGGCTGGTCAAGCCGCAGCTTTCCGAGTGGGCTGATGCAGGCAACCTACACGGCACGGAGGCCGGGCAACATTACAGCCCAGCTCGACGAATGAGGGCTAAAGAAGTCAGAATGCTGCCGATTTTCGCAGGGTCACCAGACAGCCAAGATCGTGTTTTACAGACGCGAGCGCCCGCACCCTCTTGTTGGACACTCAAATCGGCCGCCCCTGCTTCTTCTCTGAACCAGGAAAAGACACCCCACGCGGTGGAGCGGTGTTCCCACCTCACACGGGCAGGTCTCGCTGTTGAAGCCGACCTTACCCACCCTCTGTCACCGTCATCCCGCCCATCAAGAAGCGCCCGAACAGACCATCGAATGGAACTTTGCCCAACTGGACATGGCCCCCATCACTGCGTCCAGTCCTCAAGCTTCAGGCCCGGCACCCGTGCGAACTCGCGGGTGTTGTTGGTGACCAGGATCAAGCCGTGGGCCAGCGCCGTGGCCGCGATCTGGAAATCCAGGGGCCCGATGGGCTGCCCGATCTTTTCCAATCCGGCCCGAACGCGCCCGTAGGCCTCCGTGACCTGCGAATCGAAGGGCAGCACCACCAGCTGTGAGGCGAAGTCCAGCACGGCGGCAAGATTGTGGTCCACGCGCGCACTTTTATAGACCCCGTGCAGCAGCTCGGCCTCCGTGACGGCGCTCAGGCCCACCTCACCGGGACGCAAGCCGTCAAACCGTGCCCGGACCGCTGCTGGCCTGTTCTTGATGATGTAGATACAGATGTTGGTGTCGAGCAGGTAGCGCAGCGGCGGGGTCAAAATGCCTCGCGCTCCTGAGTCTCTCCTTGCTCACGGCCTTCTGGGAGGAAATCATCACCAATTCCAGCCAGGGCGTCAAAGGCGGAAGCGAGGGTGGCTTCCCGCCTGACAGGCCTGAGGATCAGCACGTCACCGTGACGGGTGATCTCCACCTCGCTGACATCCAGCCGCATTTCGTGAGGCAGGCGAACGGCCTGGGAGTTGCCGCTCTGAAAGACCTTGGCTGTGGTCATGGTGAACCTCCGTATCTACATGGAAGTATATACCCAACGGGTCCTGGCTTTGCAGCTTTGACGCCTGTGTTCCAGAATCCGGAGATGGAAAAAGCGGCCCGGAGGCCGCTTTGATTCCTTCAATATAGGGCGGTATTCAGCCCCTGTCAAATCATGCACGTGGGTACGTTGCGCTTGGCGTTTCTCTGCTGGCCAACACGCATTCTGCTCCACTGGCAACGGATGGGTGCGCTAGGTTGTGACATGGCCAGGCCACACGAGGAATTGGGCATCTGTTATGTCGTCGTCGATGGAATCGAGGGCACGCTCGCGCGGGTGGAACTGCCCGACGGCACCACCGAGGACTGGCGCCTGGCGGGTCTGCCCAGGGGCGTCAAGGAAGGGGATGTGGTCCGCATCGACGTGCAGGGTGGAGACGTGGAGATGGAGATCGACCATGAACAGACCGACCGCCGCCACGCCCTGGGCCAGCGTCAGCTCGATGCGCTGAATGCGGGCGGTCCCGACGGGGAGATCGACCTGTGAGGCGGCTCTTGGTTCTGGCCGCGCTGCTTGGCGGTTCGGTGGTGGCGCAGCCGGCCCTCCCCGGCGTCCTGACCATCCGCTTTCTCGACGTGGGGCAGGGCGACGCGGTGCTGATCACCGCGCCGGAAGGGCAGAGCCTGCTGTACGACGGGGGCCGCAGCGAGAAGCGCATGACCGAACTGCTGCGGCAGTTCGGGGTCAAAAGTCTAGCGCTGGTCGCCGCGTCCCACGGAGACGCCGACCACATCACCGGGCTGATTCCGGCGGTGCAGCTGTTCAAGCCGAAGCTGTTCCTCAACAACGGCCTCGCCGCGACCACCCAGACCTTCGGCAAGCTCACGGCGAGCGTCCAGGCAGCCGGTACCCAGGGTCTGCTCGCCAGCGACCGGGTGATCAACCTGGGCAGCGTGAAGATCACCGTTCTGCCCCCACCCCCCGGGATGCCCCGGGGGGACCAGAATGCCAACAGCGTCGGCCTGCTGGTGCAATACGGATCATTCCGGGCGCTGATGACCGGCGACAGTGAGACGGTGGAGACGGCGGGCTGGCTGAAGAAGTACCCGGCGAACGTCCTGGGCCCCGTCGACGTGTACAAGAGCATCCACCACGGCGCGAAGAACGGCGACAACGCCGCGTGGTTGAGGGCAGTGCGCCCCTCCAACGTCGTGATCGGGGTCGGCCCGAACAACTATGGCCATCCGACCTCGGAAGCGCTCGCGCTCTATAAGAGCGCGGGCGCGGCCATCTACCGCACCGACCTCAACGGCACGGTCACGGTGACCGTGCAACCGGGAGG
Proteins encoded in this window:
- a CDS encoding excalibur calcium-binding domain-containing protein; translated protein: MRRLLVLAALLGGSVVAQPALPGVLTIRFLDVGQGDAVLITAPEGQSLLYDGGRSEKRMTELLRQFGVKSLALVAASHGDADHITGLIPAVQLFKPKLFLNNGLAATTQTFGKLTASVQAAGTQGLLASDRVINLGSVKITVLPPPPGMPRGDQNANSVGLLVQYGSFRALMTGDSETVETAGWLKKYPANVLGPVDVYKSIHHGAKNGDNAAWLRAVRPSNVVIGVGPNNYGHPTSEALALYKSAGAAIYRTDLNGTVTVTVQPGGNYTLSAAKGTGTTPQTRPASPAPAAPRTIPALPSVVYPNCAAVRAAGKAPLLAGQPGYSRKLDRDGDGRACE
- a CDS encoding DUF3006 domain-containing protein, which encodes MARPHEELGICYVVVDGIEGTLARVELPDGTTEDWRLAGLPRGVKEGDVVRIDVQGGDVEMEIDHEQTDRRHALGQRQLDALNAGGPDGEIDL
- a CDS encoding tetratricopeptide repeat protein produces the protein MLKIHISHREQLKSGPVICTLEVSAGYLLAWTGIHRLGSVPSKHGSAQQLVAARRLGKFRSPVVLNHGRNMNRSVTGSVVWLSLSLWGWGQAQTPTDVKSCDSLYTCAAQYLSGSGAAGAGNAGAGGGTASGAGGGSGGRSGVGSGNAPAAFYYGDSRVIMPLEDHLDELQAERLVLCRPDASAQAPKDFAAALAQADAAAYAKVPNAPEVKATLQQSSEDRNLATAAAGMRSGRPQAALAALLAVYQRHPQAPDVLVNVAATLNSLGLPALSLAFLQQAEGLKVPYASPLGWDGRAIALNNRGYALLLLGRWKEAQTVLQDAVKREPLLSEAKRNLAWALLCQNLDQQAAQQYRLGLRRAPSTAQANQTDMPLEQLPPGTTPPLETLTVRRESLALFDLSKGKKGKLPDLKIPDNSQTAAEMQQAFLEKVMRESEQEITLALRRDGLQAEAEIRLNAYTNPVSKQRAEDLLYAIEMVNFEPAVQKAYRQMTVAHDELLDAVGKAPVSDAVLTRMYEILGTQEQAKALPLIHAMCLPEFEAHYNKIEARVHNYDHDFRQYFSLAHQYRSALATNIQDAKVHAFADAIVQTELQSAFVTLMGAHVMAYATGVYREAVCLTAPSVAVSVTVSSAPEESTSACPDELKGLKVSLEWQMLNISMTCENVEITVATAGPLGAFTKVNKTFLGSTTVAIGVRAGVSVPVVQAGAGVEAGVYLTVDRAGELQDVGIQGAASAGLGLAHASGPLSVSKDVAGVGAGVTLGLVSGIHLN
- a CDS encoding antitoxin, which gives rise to MTTAKVFQSGNSQAVRLPHEMRLDVSEVEITRHGDVLILRPVRREATLASAFDALAGIGDDFLPEGREQGETQEREAF
- a CDS encoding IS1 family transposase yields the protein PTPYLGAVCHTDRLAAYKGVVFGARHVTGGTRHIERFNATLRLRVAHLVRQSLSFSRQQAHPELLIWMFIPRYNASLR
- the vapC gene encoding type II toxin-antitoxin system tRNA(fMet)-specific endonuclease VapC; protein product: MTPPLRYLLDTNICIYIIKNRPAAVRARFDGLRPGEVGLSAVTEAELLHGVYKSARVDHNLAAVLDFASQLVVLPFDSQVTEAYGRVRAGLEKIGQPIGPLDFQIAATALAHGLILVTNNTREFARVPGLKLEDWTQ
- a CDS encoding WD40/YVTN/BNR-like repeat-containing protein, translated to MALAAGPGDTPRLYALMLDAGLTVSDDGIAWQRAATAPPAASAGLDIHLVSGNVYIAGPEGVARSEDEGASWTNLKLPEGALLVTADPQEVARLYAAGASGTVYRAHDGGSTWHP